One genomic region from Streptomyces sp. NBC_00582 encodes:
- the mhpA gene encoding bifunctional 3-(3-hydroxy-phenyl)propionate/3-hydroxycinnamic acid hydroxylase MhpA — MTVDEAARVPVVIVGAGPVGVTAALLLARRGIRSVVLERHRDVYPLPRAVATDDEVCRILQAAGVGEEFAAIARPANGLRLLDARHRVMAEFRRTGHGLHGYPQTSMFDQPELERVLRDALARRPECELRGGVEVTGIGPDTTGPVRVTYRDGDGEHEVWADAVLGCDGAGSLTREAIGAVWEDLRFEEHWTVIDVRTTADVRCWEGVDQVCDPDRPATFMRVGEDRYRWEFRLREGAEQPVRELVAPWLPPSYDGDFEVVRETQYTFRARVADRWRRGRVFLLGDAAHLTPPFIGQGLCSGLRDAYNLTWKLARVLQQGAPAGLSDTYESERKPHARHVIRLAVAMGWAMTGGQDGAAALRRRVLAAACRIPGLTELAGRDLSPPLTAGPLVRRGVRRGLAGTHCPQPWVNVDGRRIRLDELLGDSFTVLTATEPGPSLTALAHSLGIRALCVTDLGDDGTLAAWLRAGRADAVLLRPDRVVMDVVPAGGRDFTSTADWAALLHTTRSPVPAERTALKSLSRSTTR; from the coding sequence ATGACCGTCGATGAAGCCGCACGTGTGCCCGTCGTGATCGTCGGCGCCGGACCGGTGGGCGTGACCGCCGCCCTCCTCCTGGCCCGGCGCGGAATTCGCAGTGTCGTCCTCGAACGCCACCGGGACGTCTACCCTCTTCCGCGCGCCGTCGCCACCGACGACGAGGTGTGCAGGATCCTGCAGGCCGCGGGCGTCGGCGAGGAGTTCGCCGCGATCGCCCGCCCGGCGAACGGGCTGCGGCTGCTGGACGCCCGGCACCGGGTGATGGCCGAGTTCCGCCGCACCGGGCACGGCCTGCACGGCTATCCGCAGACCAGCATGTTCGACCAGCCCGAGCTGGAACGCGTGCTGCGCGACGCCCTGGCCCGGCGCCCCGAGTGCGAGCTCCGGGGTGGCGTGGAGGTCACCGGCATCGGCCCCGACACCACCGGCCCCGTACGGGTCACCTACCGCGACGGCGACGGCGAGCACGAAGTGTGGGCCGACGCGGTGCTCGGCTGCGACGGCGCGGGCAGCCTCACCCGCGAAGCCATCGGAGCCGTATGGGAAGACCTGCGCTTCGAGGAGCACTGGACCGTCATCGACGTCCGCACGACGGCCGATGTCCGTTGCTGGGAGGGCGTCGACCAGGTCTGCGACCCGGACCGGCCGGCCACCTTCATGCGGGTGGGCGAGGACCGCTACCGCTGGGAGTTCCGGCTGCGCGAGGGGGCGGAGCAGCCAGTCCGCGAGCTGGTCGCCCCGTGGCTGCCACCCTCGTACGACGGGGACTTCGAGGTCGTCCGCGAGACGCAGTACACCTTCCGGGCACGCGTCGCCGACCGGTGGCGCCGCGGACGGGTCTTCCTGCTCGGAGACGCCGCCCACCTCACCCCGCCGTTCATCGGGCAGGGCCTGTGCTCGGGCCTGCGCGACGCCTACAACCTCACCTGGAAGCTCGCCCGCGTCCTCCAACAAGGCGCTCCGGCAGGGCTGTCGGACACCTACGAGAGCGAACGCAAGCCACACGCCCGGCATGTCATCCGGCTCGCGGTCGCCATGGGCTGGGCCATGACCGGCGGCCAGGACGGCGCCGCCGCCCTCCGCCGCAGGGTGCTGGCCGCGGCCTGCCGTATACCCGGCCTGACCGAGCTGGCCGGCCGCGACCTCAGCCCGCCTCTGACCGCCGGACCGCTCGTGCGGCGCGGGGTCCGCCGAGGCCTGGCGGGCACGCACTGTCCGCAACCATGGGTGAACGTCGACGGACGGCGTATCCGTCTCGACGAGCTGCTCGGCGACTCCTTCACCGTCCTGACCGCCACCGAACCCGGCCCCTCACTGACCGCGCTCGCCCACAGCCTCGGCATACGCGCGCTCTGCGTGACCGACCTCGGCGACGACGGCACCCTCGCCGCCTGGCTGCGCGCCGGACGCGCGGACGCCGTACTGCTGCGCCCCGACCGTGTCGTCATGGACGTCGTCCCGGCGGGGGGACGCGACTTCACGTCGACGGCCGACTGGGCGGCCCTGCTGCACACCACACGAAGCCCTGTTCCTGCCGAACGGACGGCCCTGAAAAGCCTGTCGAGGAGTACGACGCGATGA